From a single Mus caroli chromosome X, CAROLI_EIJ_v1.1, whole genome shotgun sequence genomic region:
- the Armcx2 gene encoding armadillo repeat-containing X-linked protein 2, producing MSRARDAGCVAAGIVIGASAWYCVYKYTRGKDQKKKRLTKPKNRASVGTGSRARAGLRAGFTIDLGPGFSPPNPVDIEIMNKAQGEASNPATAVAEEVAPAAPSPKVQSGAESKVQELNGARTEANMESVVMPSATCTVTPPPKVAGGLIAAEAPEIIGAPKVLEAPSTTEASGAVASPGPTVSPMIAQSPGPVVPSPTIVSTGPAAIPWAVAHPGAVQSPGPAVPPMAVQSLVPAAPSWAVVAPPGAVYIPVAAHFAGPAAASRVTQSPGTVIPPLPPPSSVLPRGVPSVPGRTVQSPGTAVHPVAAQSTGVVVPPRAVQYSGAAVPSGGAAVPSGGAATPRAAASTQRTASTEVMQVPRMAAATEATETPRIGTPAMVAEASLPVHSGAAETPGTSGSSKTAATGKKAAPGAHTGAIPKAGSATGAVPKGGGGKGGNKNRSGGKGKNRKNKVEVDELGMGFRPGDGAAAAAAASANGGQAFLAEIPESEEGESGWTDTESDSDSEPDVPQRGKGKRTIPMHKRPFPYEIDEILGVRDLRKVLALLQKSDDPFIQQVALLTLSNNANYSCNQETIRKLGGLPIIANMINKTDPHIKEKALMAMNNLSENYENQGRLQVYMNKVMDDIMASNLNSAVQVVGLKFLTNMTITNDYQHLLVNSIANFFRLLSQGGGKIKVEILKILSNFAENPDMLKKLLGTQVPSSFSSLYNSYVESEILINALTLFEIIFDNLRAEVFNYREFNKGSLFYLCTTSGVCVKKIRALANHHDLLVKVKVIKLVNKF from the coding sequence ATGAGCCGAGCTCGGGATGCTGGCTGTGTAGCTGCTGGAATAGTGATTGGGGCAAGTGCCTGGTACTGTGTCTACAAATATACTAGGGGAAAAGACCAGAAGAAGAAGAGACTGACCAAGCCCAAGAACcgggcctctgtgggtactggaaGCAGGGCTAGAGCGGGCCTCAGAGCTGGATTCACAATTGACCTTGGGCCAGGATTCAGTCCCCCAAACCCCGTCGATATTGAGATAATGAACAAGGCCCAAGGAGAAGCCTCCAATCCTGCCACCGCTGTAGCTGAAGAAGTGGCACCAGCTGCACCCAGTCCTAAGGTTCAGAGTGGGGCAGAAAGTAAGGTCCAGGAGTTAAATGGGGCTAGAACTGAGGCTAATATGGAATCGGTAGTCATGCCTTCAGCTACCTGTACAGTTACACCTCCTCCCAAGGTGGCAGGGGGTCTCATTGCTGCAGAGGCTCCAGAAATCATAGGCGCTCCCAAAGTGCTGGAAGCTCCCAGCACCACAGAGGCTTCTGGGGCAGTAGCATCCCCTGGACCAACAGTATCTCCAATGATAGCCCAGTCTCCTGGGCCAGTGGTACCTTCACCAACAATAGTGTCTACTGGGCCAGCAGCAATTCCCTGGGCAGTGGCACATCCCGGGGCTGTCCAGTCTCCTGGGCCAGCAGTACCTCCCATGGCAGTCCAATCTCTTGTGCCAGCAGCACCTTCCTGGGCAGTAGTAGCACCTCCTGGGGCAGTCTACATTCCTGTGGCAGCCCACTTTGCTGGGCCAGCAGCAGCTTCCAGGGTAACCCAGTCTCCTGGGACGGTGATACCTCCCCTTCCACCCCCATCATCAGTACTTCCCAGGGGAGTCCCATCAGTGCCTGGCAGAACAGTCCAGTCTCCTGGGACAGCAGTGCATCCTGTGGCAGCCCAATCTACTGGGGTAGTAGTGCCTCCTAGGGCAGTACAGTATTCTGGGGCAGCAGTGCCTTCTGGAGGGGCAGCAGTGCCTTCTGGAGGGGCAGCAACTCCTAGGGCAGCAGCATCTACCCAGAGGACAGCAAGCACAGAGGTCATGCAGGTCCCTAGGATGGCAGCAGCTACTGAAGCCACAGAGACTCCTAGAATAGGAACACCTGCCATGGTAGCTGAGGCTTCTCTTCCCGTGCATTCTGGGGCTGCAGAGACTCCTGGGACTTCAGGGTCCTCTAAGACAGCAGCCACTGGCAAGAAAGCAGCCCCTGGAGCTCACACTGGGGCTATACCTAAGGCTGGGTCAGCCACTGGAGCTGTACCCAAAGGTGGAGGAGGCAAGGGTGGAAACAAGAACCGGAGTGGAGGCAAGGGCAAAAATAGGAAGAACAAGGTTGAAGTGGATGAATTGGGGATGGGTTTCCGTCCTGGTGATGGGGCTGCAGCTGCGGCGGCGGCTTCTGCTAATGGGGGGCAGGCCTTCCTAGCAGAGATTCCTGAATCTGAGGAAGGGGAATCTGGGTGGACTGATACAGAGTCCGATTCTGACTCTGAGCCGGACGTCCcgcagagagggaaggggaagagaaccATTCCCATGCATAAGCGCCCCTTTCCATATGAAATCGATGAGATCCTAGGTGTTCGAGATCTCAGGAAAGTCCTAGCCTTGCTTCAGAAGTCAGATGATCCCTTCATTCAGCAAGTAGCCCTGCTCACCCTGAGCAACAATGCCAATTATTCATGTAATCAAGAAACAATCCGAAAGTTGGGAGGCCTCCCAATTATTGCAAACATGATCAACAAAACTGACCCCCACATTAAGGAAAAAGCCTTAATGGCCATGAATAACCTGAGTGAAAATTATGAAAACCAGGGCAGACTTCAGGTGTACATGAATAAAGTGATGGATGATATTATGGCTTCTAACCTGAACTCAGCGGTACAGGTAGTTGGGCTAAAATTTTTAACAAACATGACTATTACTAATGACTACCAGCACCTGCTTGTCAATTCCATTGCCAACTTTTTCCGCTTGTTATCTCAGGGGGGTGGAAAAATCAAGGTTGAGATTCTGAAAATACTTTCAAACTTTGCTGAAAATCCGGACATGCTAAAGAAACTTCTCGGTACCCAGGTGCCGTCATCATTTAGTTCCCTTTATAATTCTTATGTGGAATCAGAAATTCTTATTAATGCCCTTACTCTATTTGAGATTATCTTCGACAACCTCAGAGCAGAAGTGTTCAACTACAGGGAATTCAACAAGGGGTCCCTGTTTTACTTATGCACTAcatctggggtgtgtgtgaagAAAATTCGAGCCTTAGCAAATCACCACGACCTCTTGGTGAAAGTGAAAGTTATAAAGCTGGTAAACAAATTCTGA